Proteins encoded together in one Impatiens glandulifera chromosome 1, dImpGla2.1, whole genome shotgun sequence window:
- the LOC124945600 gene encoding uncharacterized protein LOC124945600: MINIGLGNYSSMHPIITSQSLKTLHAPCGSINGSHSFNFPILTALYLEHPIFNDPDCEFSELFSGCPNLKDLTLHNCESGLDAISIVGKYLEKLDISVQLCPIDFKIVIEGPKLYALKYKGDAFVRILANVPSMEKVDLNCFVRHDGKWQKKGFECYSDA, translated from the coding sequence ATGATCAATATTGGTCTTGGTAACTACTCTTCTATGCATCCTATTATTACTTCCCAATCATTGAAAACCCTCCATGCTCCATGTGGTTCTATTAATGGATCACACTCTTTTAATTTTCCCATCCTAACTGCACTATACCTAGAACATCCCATTTTTAATGATCCAGATTGTGAATTCTCAGAACTGTTTTCTGGGTGTCCAAACCTGAAGGATCTGACTTTACACAATTGTGAGAGTGGTTTGGATGCTATTAGTATTGTGGGTAAATATCTAGAAAAACTGGATATTTCAGTTCAGTTATGTCCCATAGACtttaaaattgtaattgaaGGGCCAAAACTTTATGCACTCAAATATAAGGGAGATGCTTTTGTCAGGATCTTAGCTAACGTCCCCTCTATGGAAAAGGTTGATCTCAATTGCTTTGTTCGTCATGATGGAAAATGGCAAAAAAAGGGTTTTGAATGTTATTCAGATGCTTAA